TGGTGGAAGCAGGTATTCCGCATACTTCGGTTGGTCCGAGAACGGTGCGTCAAGCAGGGTGATGAGGGTGTGCGTTTTGGAAAAATCCCCATGTGTTTCGGCTGCCTGTATGGCCTTTTCAACCTGATGATTCCTGGGGATGAAGGCGGGATTGGTGGCTCGCATGGACTGAATGATGGATTCCTTTGATCGGGGTTCCCGACCAAGAAGGACATGCCAGTCCGAGAGCCAGTGCTCGATTTCGGGGTGCGTTGAAAATAGCGCAGCGAATGAGGACGTTTCTGTGACCGCGCCACTCAGACGGCGGAAGGTTTCGGTGAAATCCGCATGGTCCTGATGCATCAGTTCGAGCAGACGTTTGACATGGGCGAACCCGTCATCGCTTTCTTTAGACAGCCCTATCTTGGCACACATGGCCGTGCGGTAGTGGTGGGCAAAGGTCGGGGTGAATGTCGCGAGCACGGTTTCGCCGATGTCCGTGGCAGCATCTTCATCCGCATGGAACAACGGCATGAGACACCCTCCCAGACATCCGAGATTCCATTGGGCGATCAATGGTTGCTGGTTATAGGCATAGCGTCCCTGATGGTCGATGGAGCTGAAGACCTGGGCCGGATCATAGTGATCCATGAAAGCGCATGGACCGTAGTCTATCGTTTCGCCGGAAAGAGCGGTGTTGTCGGTGTTCATGACTCCATGAATGAACCCCACGCTCATCCATTTGGCCAGCAGACGGGCCTGACTGTCGCAAATGAGTGCCAAAAGTGTTGCTGCCGGGATTTCCGTGTCCAGTGCTTCGGGGTAGAGTCGCTGTATGACGAAATCAGTGAGCTGTTTTAGACCGTCCACATCCTGTCGGGCCGCGAAAAATTCAAAGGTGCCCACTCGAACGAAACTGCGGGCGATTCGTGTGAGAATGGCTCCGGGAAGTTCGGTTTCCCGGTGGACTTTTTCACCCGTCAGAACCATGGCCAGTGCGCGGGTGGTCGGAATCCCCAGTGCGTGCATGGCTTCAGAGACGATGTATTCCCGGATAACCGGTCCCAAGGGCGAGCGGCCATCACCACCGCGTGAAAAAGTTGTTGGCCCGGATCCCTTGAGCTGTATGTCGAACCGAGCGTCTTTGCTCGTGAGAATTTCTCCCAGAAGCACAGCCCGACCATCGCCGAGTTTGGGGACAAAATGACCGAATTGATGGCCTGCATAGGCCTGCGCAATGGGGTCCATCCCGTCGAGCAACATATTGCCCGCAAAGAGTTCCGCCAGTTGTATTTGATTGTCTGGCAGAGGGAGTTCCAGTTCTTTTGCCAACGGGGTGTTGATACGAATGAGACTGGGCTTTTCAACGACGACAGGGCTGATTTGTTGAAAAAAGCGGCTTGGGAGCCGAGCATAGGTGTTGTCGAATATCATGGATGTCCCAAAAGGTTTTTCCAGGCCGGCAACAGGGTGTCGATGGAGTTGGCGAGCAGCTGCATGTATTGAATTTCGATGTCGATCATTTCCGTATCATTTCGTCTGAGCCATTCGGACATCCACGCGAACCGCATCCCCAGAATCAACTCTGGAAGCAGTGTGAATGCGTCGTTTTCAAGATACCCTGCCGTGTTCAGAGTGGCCAAGAGCGTTGGAGACAGGCCCCGAATGAGGGCCAGCGGGTCTTCGATGCCGACACACCCCAGGCAGTTGGCCACATCGAACAGGGCAGGTCGAACGCCGGAAAATTCCCAGTCGATGACCGCCGCCACTTCGTGCTCCTGCCAGATGATATTCAGAGGGTGAAAGTCGCCGTGGCAGAGTGTGGTTGGCAGATCGGGCCATGCTTCGAAAAGAGGAGAGAGTCCGTCCTGGATCGGGATCAGGGCGTGATGGATTTCCGGATGCCGGACAGCCAGCGTCTCCATGAGTTCATGGATGTATGTTTCCAGTCTGAATGGTGTGGCCGCGTCACATTTCTGAAGATTCGGAGCCGCTTCGTGGAGCGCGACCAGAAATTGACCCAGCGCATGGCCGCGTGTTCGATCTTCGATGTAGTCGGGTTGCGGCAGCGGTGTCCCGGGGACAAAGGGGGACAGTTGAAAAAACGCGTGATCCTGTTTCACCACGTAGTGGCCATTGCGGTCGGCACGGTATGCGGGGATGGGGAGATCTTTTTGGGCGAGGGTCGCGAGGCAGTGCCCTATCTGCTCGCGTCGTTCGAGTTGGTCTGGTCGGAGCTGTTCAAGTATCCAGACCGTGCCTGAGCGATCTTCCACTGGTGCGCGGTGGAGGCATCGTTGGGGGCTTCCCGGTAATTGTATGTCTGGTCGTGGTCTGCCTGGTTCCAGGTCCCACAGCAACAGATGGTCTTTCATGGTGTCAATACTTCCTGGCAAGACCAAGGGCCAGACACAGTGCGTCCATGTTCTCGCGGATGAGTGTTTGTTCGGAAACCGGGATGTGGGTATCGATGGCGGAGCGGTGGGCTTCCATCTGGCCGTCCAGTTGTTCGGCGAGCATCTGTTTCATTCTGATTCGTTGTGTTTCGGGCATGTTTTGCCTCTGTGCCTTGATCTGATGAGTCATGGTTTCCAGCTAGTCCACGTTTACCATGGTCAGGGCGTGGTTGTATATGTCCATGACTCGTTCTTTTTTTCAGCCTCGGCTGTTGCGTGAGGCCATTTGGCCATCGGACAACGATAGGTGTTTATGCGGTAAAGACGTTTTTGAGCAGTTCGGTGTCCCCGGAGTCGGTCGGGTCCATGGACTGCATCACATATGGCCGCCAGATAAGGGTCGTGATGCTTGGGGCTTCGACAGCCAGTTGGTGTGCCAGATGTTCTTCTGCTGCCTTGGCTGCGTAATAGGCTCCAATTCCTGGCTGCGCTTGTTCAGCACCGTCAGAACCAAAGAAAATGGCCAATCCTTCGCCTTTTCGTAGCAGAATGGGGACGGCATATCGGATCAATTGGTGGGCCGCGCCCACTGAAGCGTTCATGACCTCGTGGAGGTGGTCTTCAGTGATGTCCCAGACCAGTGGTCCCGGTTTGAAAATCCCGGCGGCCTGCACAAAACCATGAAAATTGCCAAGGTCGTAAGCGGTTTTGACAAGCTTTTTGGCAACGGCCGCAGTTGAGGCGTCACCGGCCAGACTTTCCGCCTGGACGCCGTAACTGCGGCAGGTGTCACGGGTCTTCTCAAGTCCCGATTCCGTTCTGGCGCCAAGGACGAGGTTGACGCCATCATGGGCCAGTTCTTTGGCCAGGTTTGCCCCAATGCCTTTGGATGCCCCTGTCACCACAAGGGTTTTATTCCTGAGAGAAGTCATATACGGTATCCTTTCTCTAAAAAAAACACGTGACCATAAAGAGTATACACCATGACACTAAAAATGGGCAAGCACAGACAATTAGTGGCTCAATCCGAGATACGAAACATGACGCTGGAGTGTGCGAAAGTCGGTGGAGTGAACCTGGCTCAGGGGGTCTGTGATCTGCCCGTGCCAGATGAAGTCGTTGCCGGTGCGGAAGAGGCCATGCGGTCCGGATTCAATACCTATACCCGATATGACGGGCTACCCCGGTTTCGTGAGGCCATCGCTGCCAAGCAGAAACGATACACCGGTATGGACGTGGACCCGGACTCGCAGGTCGTGGTTTCCGCTGGAGCAACCGGTGCCTTTTATGCCACCTGTCTTGCCTTGCTCGATGAAGGCGACGAGGTCCTCGTATTCGAACCGTATTACGGATATCATGTCACGACCCTGGCCTCGCTGGGAGTTACGTCGGTTCCGGTGGTTCTCGAACCGCCGGAGTGGGCGTTTACTGCGGACGATCTGGAGCGTGCGATCACGAAAAAAACGCGGGCCATTCTTGTGAATACCCCGTCCAATCCGGCGGGCAAGGTCTTTACCCGTGAAGAATTGACCGTGATTGCGGCGTGTGCCGAAGCCCATGATTTGTTTGTGTTCACGGATGAAATTTATGAACATTTCGTATTCGATGGTCGGGAGCACATCAGCCCGGCCACCCTTCCGGGCATGGCTCGGCGGACCATCACCATTTCCGGGTTGTCCAAGGTCTTTGCCGTGACCGGTTGGCGGCTCGGCTATGCCGTGTGCGATCCAGAATGGGCCTTGGCTATCGGGCATTTCAGTGATCTGGTGTATATTTGTGCGCCTGCTCCGTTGCAGGTCGGTGCGGCCAGGGGGTTGGAGCGGTTGGGACCGGAGTATTATCAAGGGATATCAGACGACCATCAGCTCAAACGAGATCTTTTTTGCCAGACGTTGGAAGATATCGGATTGACGCCGCACAGGCCCCAGGGTGCGTATTATACGTTGGCTGACGTCACCGCGCTTCCGGGTCGGACAGCTCGGGAGCGGGCCATGTTCCTGTTGGAAAAAACCGGCGTGGCCTGTGTGCCGGGGTCGGCGTTTTATTCCGGCCCGACCGGAGAAACGCTGGCCCGTTTCTGCTTTGCCAAACAGATGGATGCCTTGGAGGATGCCATGACTCGATTGAGAGGGCTTCAGTTATGACTGACGCGCAAAAAAGGGAATTCAGAGCATATGCCCAGGCGGAAATCGACGGTTTGAAGACGGAGATTCCTCGACTGGAGACATTGGTGCAGCCTGTTGCGCCGGATAATGCCATTGGCCGTATTTCCCGGATGGATACGATCGTCAATCAGTCCGTGACCAAGGCGCAACTCTCCAAATGCAAGATCCGGCTTGTTCGTTTGAAGGCGGCCCTTGAGCGGGTGGACGACGAGGATTTCGGGCTGTGTGTCGAATGTGATGAGCCGATCCCCATGGCGCGGCTCAAGGCCATGCCCGAGACGCAACTGTGCGTGGAGTGTGCAGACTGATCCCAGCCAGCGGGGACTATGCCCCGAGAATCATCATGTAGATCCGTTTGAGCATGGCCGGTGACATGGTGGAATCCCAATGCCCGGTCGCCTTGGCCCAGGCCCAGACCAGCAACAGCGTGGCCACGGCTCCGATGCCGACGGTCAGCCACGGGATGCGTTTGCCTCCCGGCAATCCCATGGACAAACAGTCCTCAACCGGACAGGCTTCAATACATTGAGCACAGCCGAGACATTCCGGTGAATGAACCACGGTTTTTTGGTGGATCGTAATCCCGGACGGGCAGTGATCTGTACATTTTTCACAGTGGATGCACTGGGTCGTGTCTCGTTTTACGGCGACAGGGCTGAACCAGGCGAGCAGGCCGAGCAACGCGCCGTATGGGCAGAGATATCGACACCAGAAATTCCGAATGCAGAGGCTCAACACGAGCAATCCGCCGAGTATGGACAGCGACAGGGCGGACGGATTGGTGAAGAATGCGAGCATTTTTGCGTCGGAGACCCGATTATACGGGCTGGAAATGAATGACTCCAATGCCTGGGGAGTCATGGAAAAAATGGCATAGCAGAAGCCGCCCAGAAGCAGATATTTCAGGCCCATCAGGGGGAAATTGATCCATTTGGGGGGAGTGATGGCCAGATGCAGTCGGCGTCCCGCCAGTTCCAGAAGGTGTGAAATGAATCCGACCGGGCAGATGTACCCGCAGAATCCTTTTCGAAAAAGCACGGCCATGAGCAGAATGGCAATGAAGATGGCCAGACCCGCAGGGTGGACTGTATCCCATGTCCCGGAGTGCAGGAATTGACGGAACCCCATGAGCGCGCTGATGGGAAGGAACCCTTCGACCGCGCCGGGTTTGGGAACAAAGATTTGGGATGTGCCAAGTGCCCAGGCCATGAAGGCCGCGAATCGGAATCCGACATAGGCACAGAAAAGGGTGAAAGCTGCTTGGACGGTCAGACGAAATGTGGTGGGAGTGATACGTTGTTTCATGGAATACCTACTGGATTTGGTGGGGTTCCTATACCAAGCCGGAGTGAAGGGCAACTGTGTGCAGATCATGCACACGATAACGAAGAAATGGATTGTGTGGATGACGTGACCGCACGGTCTGGAACTGTGTGGTGAGCATCAGGCGGAGTCTTTGGTCGCGTGCGGTTCGATGGAGGATATGTCCATTTCCCGACAGATGTGGGAGGCCAGCCCGATTCCCGCTTCGGCAAAGACGTTGAACGATGTGGAGACACCGGCTTCCTGAAGGATTTCGACCTCATCATCATACGTGGCCATGGCCGCGATTTTTCCCGAATATCCACGGTGTTTCAGTCGCTCGACAACAAAGAGCTGTGATGTCAGATTTGGTACAGTGAGGATGACCAGCGAGACTTTGGCTCCAATGGTGGGGAGCTTGTGCCAGAAATCCGGGTCCGTGACATCGGCGAGAAGAACCTGTTTTCCGCGTTCCTGAAGGGCATCCACGGTGTCGGCGTTGAAGTCGATTCCCAGCACGACCGGGCCGAATTTGTCCGTGAAATATGCATAGGCTCCGGTCCCGACTCGGCCCATGCCCACGACCACGATCTGCCAGGTCCCGGCGTCGTATTGTTCTTCATCTGGG
This genomic interval from Pseudodesulfovibrio sp. JC047 contains the following:
- a CDS encoding YdiU family protein; amino-acid sequence: MIFDNTYARLPSRFFQQISPVVVEKPSLIRINTPLAKELELPLPDNQIQLAELFAGNMLLDGMDPIAQAYAGHQFGHFVPKLGDGRAVLLGEILTSKDARFDIQLKGSGPTTFSRGGDGRSPLGPVIREYIVSEAMHALGIPTTRALAMVLTGEKVHRETELPGAILTRIARSFVRVGTFEFFAARQDVDGLKQLTDFVIQRLYPEALDTEIPAATLLALICDSQARLLAKWMSVGFIHGVMNTDNTALSGETIDYGPCAFMDHYDPAQVFSSIDHQGRYAYNQQPLIAQWNLGCLGGCLMPLFHADEDAATDIGETVLATFTPTFAHHYRTAMCAKIGLSKESDDGFAHVKRLLELMHQDHADFTETFRRLSGAVTETSSFAALFSTHPEIEHWLSDWHVLLGREPRSKESIIQSMRATNPAFIPRNHQVEKAIQAAETHGDFSKTHTLITLLDAPFSDQPKYAEYLLPPTPSEQVKQTFCGT
- a CDS encoding phosphotransferase, yielding MKDHLLLWDLEPGRPRPDIQLPGSPQRCLHRAPVEDRSGTVWILEQLRPDQLERREQIGHCLATLAQKDLPIPAYRADRNGHYVVKQDHAFFQLSPFVPGTPLPQPDYIEDRTRGHALGQFLVALHEAAPNLQKCDAATPFRLETYIHELMETLAVRHPEIHHALIPIQDGLSPLFEAWPDLPTTLCHGDFHPLNIIWQEHEVAAVIDWEFSGVRPALFDVANCLGCVGIEDPLALIRGLSPTLLATLNTAGYLENDAFTLLPELILGMRFAWMSEWLRRNDTEMIDIEIQYMQLLANSIDTLLPAWKNLLGHP
- a CDS encoding SDR family oxidoreductase — its product is MTSLRNKTLVVTGASKGIGANLAKELAHDGVNLVLGARTESGLEKTRDTCRSYGVQAESLAGDASTAAVAKKLVKTAYDLGNFHGFVQAAGIFKPGPLVWDITEDHLHEVMNASVGAAHQLIRYAVPILLRKGEGLAIFFGSDGAEQAQPGIGAYYAAKAAEEHLAHQLAVEAPSITTLIWRPYVMQSMDPTDSGDTELLKNVFTA
- a CDS encoding aminotransferase class I/II-fold pyridoxal phosphate-dependent enzyme, which produces MTLKMGKHRQLVAQSEIRNMTLECAKVGGVNLAQGVCDLPVPDEVVAGAEEAMRSGFNTYTRYDGLPRFREAIAAKQKRYTGMDVDPDSQVVVSAGATGAFYATCLALLDEGDEVLVFEPYYGYHVTTLASLGVTSVPVVLEPPEWAFTADDLERAITKKTRAILVNTPSNPAGKVFTREELTVIAACAEAHDLFVFTDEIYEHFVFDGREHISPATLPGMARRTITISGLSKVFAVTGWRLGYAVCDPEWALAIGHFSDLVYICAPAPLQVGAARGLERLGPEYYQGISDDHQLKRDLFCQTLEDIGLTPHRPQGAYYTLADVTALPGRTARERAMFLLEKTGVACVPGSAFYSGPTGETLARFCFAKQMDALEDAMTRLRGLQL
- a CDS encoding TraR/DksA C4-type zinc finger protein, which gives rise to MTDAQKREFRAYAQAEIDGLKTEIPRLETLVQPVAPDNAIGRISRMDTIVNQSVTKAQLSKCKIRLVRLKAALERVDDEDFGLCVECDEPIPMARLKAMPETQLCVECAD
- a CDS encoding 4Fe-4S binding protein — encoded protein: MKQRITPTTFRLTVQAAFTLFCAYVGFRFAAFMAWALGTSQIFVPKPGAVEGFLPISALMGFRQFLHSGTWDTVHPAGLAIFIAILLMAVLFRKGFCGYICPVGFISHLLELAGRRLHLAITPPKWINFPLMGLKYLLLGGFCYAIFSMTPQALESFISSPYNRVSDAKMLAFFTNPSALSLSILGGLLVLSLCIRNFWCRYLCPYGALLGLLAWFSPVAVKRDTTQCIHCEKCTDHCPSGITIHQKTVVHSPECLGCAQCIEACPVEDCLSMGLPGGKRIPWLTVGIGAVATLLLVWAWAKATGHWDSTMSPAMLKRIYMMILGA